The following is a genomic window from Roseitalea porphyridii.
AGCAGCTTGAGGATCTGCTCGGAATCGGCGATCGCGTCGGCCCCGCGCGCGATCGTGCCCGAGATCGGGCAGGTCTCGATGCGCCGCCCGGTCACCCGCACGAACATCTCCGGCGAGGCGCCGACGAGAAACTCGTTGCGGCCCAGATTCATGAAGAACGAGTACGGCGCGGGGTTGGTCGCCTTCAGCCGGCGCGCAATGGCCGAGGGCCTGGATTCCACCCGCTCGTAGAACATCTGCCCCGGCACCACCTCGAACAGGTCGCCGCAGGCAAAGCGCTGGCGCGCCCTGTCGACCAGCCGCGCATATTCGCCCGGTTCGTGATCGCCGCGCGGCGGGATCGTTTCGGTCGCCTCGAACGGGGCCGGCGTTTCGGCCCGCGCTATGCCGGCGGTCGTCACACCGTCCGTCGAGAACTCGTAGACATCGACCCATGCGCGCGCCGAATGGTTGTCGGCGACCAGGATGCGGTCGGGAAAGAACAGCACCAGATCGCGCTGGCCCGGATCGCGCGGCAGCTTCTCCTCGACGGGGTCGAACTGGAAGGCGATGTCGTAGCCGAACGCTCCGAACAGGGCCAGATCCTCGTCTTCGGGCGAGGAGAAATGCCGGACGATCGTGCGCAGGACCGAGAACACCGAAGGGGCGCGCGAACGGTCCTCCTCGGCGACGATCTCCGCCGGTTCGGCGATGACCAGATCGAGCGCGGCGTCCTGATGCTCGGCGGAGAGGATATGCTCATGTCCTTCGAGCGCGGCCGCGATCATCGCCACCAGCGGCGCGCCGCGCGGGGCAAGCGCCTCGATGCGCATCTGCCGCTTGCGGGCCGAGATCATCACCGGCGGGTCGACGATGCCGGTGTCCCAGCGCGTGTAGCGGCCGGGATATTCGTAGTTCGACGACAGCACCGCGCCGATCCGGTCGTCGAGCGCGTCCATCATCGCATCGATCGCGGTGGCGTAGTCGGCCGGTTCCTGGCGCCGCTCGACGCGCACGCCTCCCGCCGTGACATAGCTGTCGGCGGCATCGCCGGGCATTGTCTGCATGTTCATCGTCTCGTCCCTTCGTGCCCGCCACCGGCGGACACAAAAAAACCGCCTCGGCGAAACGGGCGGTTGTCAGCCAGACATGCGTGAAGACCCCCGCCTAAAGCGAAGCCCACCACCAAGCCTGTGCATCGATCATCGTCATGGGCGGCAAACTAGCCGGGCTTGAGGCCGATGGCAATCGGCAAATGGGACAGGACGGAGCGACCGGCACGCCGCCGCCCCGGCCCCGCAACCCCGCCCCGCCCCGAGGTCAGAACAGGCCCTCGATCAGCCCCTCGTCGTTGAAGCGGATCACCTCCGCCGACGGCGCGCGCGGCAGGCCGGGCATGGTCATGATCGCGCCGGTGATCACGACGATAAAGCCCGCCCCGGCCGAGATGCGCACCTCGCGGATCGGCACGGTGTGGCCGGTCGGCGCGCCGCGCACGAGCGGATCGGTGGTGAACGAATACTGCGTCTTGGCCATGCAGATCGGCAGATCGCCATAGCCGGCCGCTTCCCAGGCGCGGAGCTGGTCGCGGATCGCCTTGTCGGCAATCACCTCCTCGGCCCGGTAGATGCGCTTGGCGATCGTCTCGATCTTCTCGAACAGCGCCACGTCGTCGCCATAGAGCGGGGCGAACTGCGACGCGCCGGCTTCGGCGAGTTCGACCACTCTGTGGGCCAGGTCCTCGATGCCGGCCGACCCGTCCGCCCAGTGCCGGCAGACGATGGCTTCCGAGCCCATCGACCGGGCATAGTCCATGATCGCCTCAAGCTCGGCGTCCGTGTCGGAATGGAAATGGTTGATCGCGACCACCGACGGCACGCCGAACTGGCGCACGTTCTCGATGTGCCGGCCAAGGTTGGCGCAGCCCTTCGCGACCGCCTCCACGTTCTCGGTGCCAAGGTCTTCACGGGCGACGCCGCCATTCATCTTCAGCGCGCGCACGGTGGCGACGATCACCGCCACATCGGGTTTCAGCCCCGCCTTGCGGCACTTGATGTCGAAGAACTTCTCGGCGCCAAGGTCGGCGCCGAAGCCCGCCTCGGTGACGACATAGTCGGCCAGCTTGAGCGCGGTCGTCGTCGCCATGATCGAGTTGCAGCCATGGGCGATGTTGGCGAACGGCCCGCCATGGACGAAGGCCGGGTTGTTCTCGAGCGTCTGCACCAGGTTCGGCTCGATGGCGTCCTTGAGCAGCACGGTCATCGCCCCTTGCGCGTTCAGGTCGCGACAATAGACCGGGCTCTTGTCGCGACGGTAGGCGACGATGATGCGCCCCAGCCGTTCCTCCAAATCGTTGATGTCGGTCGAAAGACAAAGGATCGCCATCACCTCGGATGCGACCGTGATGTCGAACCCGCCTTCGCGCGGAAAGCCGTTCGCCGCCCCGCCAAGCGACAGCACGATTTCGCGCAGCGCCCGGTCGTTCATGTCGACCACCCGGCGCCAGACGACGCGCCGGATGTCGATCTCCAGTTCGTTGCCCCAGTAGATGTGGTTGTCGATCATCGCCGCGAGCAGGTTGTGCGCCGCCGTGATGGCGTGGAAATCGCCGGTGAAGTGAAGGTTCATGTCCTCCATCGGCACCACCTGCGCGTAGCCGCCGCCGGCCGCCCCGCCCTTGACGCCGAAGCAGGGCCCCAGCGAGGCCTCGCGGATGCAGATGGCGGTCTTCTTGCCGATCCGGTTGAGCCCGTCGCCAAGGCCCACCGTGGTCGTCGTCTTGCCCTCGCCGGCCGGCGTCGGATTGATCGCGGTGACCAGCACCAGCTTGCCGTCCTCGCGGTCCCGCACGGACTTGATGAAGTCGCCGGAGACCTTCGCCTTGTCGTGCCCGTAGGGCAGAAGCGCATCGGCCGGAATGCCGAGGCTGGCGCCGATCTCGGCGATCGGTTTCTTGTTCGCCGCGCGGGCGATCTCGATATCGGTCTTGAATTCGGCCATCAGGCTCCCCCCGTCGTGATGGCGGGGATGGCCTTCCCCGCGCCGGGCCATTGATCGCCGGGGGCGGGACGCCACGCAATCGCAATACGGCCCTTCGCTAGGCCAAATGCGACACGGGCCC
Proteins encoded in this region:
- a CDS encoding formate--tetrahydrofolate ligase, yielding MAEFKTDIEIARAANKKPIAEIGASLGIPADALLPYGHDKAKVSGDFIKSVRDREDGKLVLVTAINPTPAGEGKTTTTVGLGDGLNRIGKKTAICIREASLGPCFGVKGGAAGGGYAQVVPMEDMNLHFTGDFHAITAAHNLLAAMIDNHIYWGNELEIDIRRVVWRRVVDMNDRALREIVLSLGGAANGFPREGGFDITVASEVMAILCLSTDINDLEERLGRIIVAYRRDKSPVYCRDLNAQGAMTVLLKDAIEPNLVQTLENNPAFVHGGPFANIAHGCNSIMATTTALKLADYVVTEAGFGADLGAEKFFDIKCRKAGLKPDVAVIVATVRALKMNGGVAREDLGTENVEAVAKGCANLGRHIENVRQFGVPSVVAINHFHSDTDAELEAIMDYARSMGSEAIVCRHWADGSAGIEDLAHRVVELAEAGASQFAPLYGDDVALFEKIETIAKRIYRAEEVIADKAIRDQLRAWEAAGYGDLPICMAKTQYSFTTDPLVRGAPTGHTVPIREVRISAGAGFIVVITGAIMTMPGLPRAPSAEVIRFNDEGLIEGLF